Proteins encoded within one genomic window of Trichomycterus rosablanca isolate fTriRos1 chromosome 7, fTriRos1.hap1, whole genome shotgun sequence:
- the LOC134318309 gene encoding LOW QUALITY PROTEIN: rhodopsin-like (The sequence of the model RefSeq protein was modified relative to this genomic sequence to represent the inferred CDS: inserted 1 base in 1 codon), whose amino-acid sequence MNGTEGPNFYVPMSNKTGLVRSPFEEPQYYLAEPWKYSLLAAYMLFLMITAFPINFLTLYITVQHKKLRTPLNYILLNLAVADLFMVIGGFTVTLYTALHGYFVLGVTGCNIEGFFATMGGEIGLWSLVVLAIERYVVVCKPLATFPFGEKHAIAGVGFTWVMALSCACPPLLGWSRYIPEGMQCSCGIDYYTPKTETNNISFVIYMFILHFSIPLLVIIXRLLCTVRAAAAQQQESESTQRAEKEVTRMVVVMVIAFLVCWLPYASVAWYIFANQGTEFGPVFMTIPAFFAKSAALYNPVIYILLNRQFRNCMLTTLCCGKNPFGEDDTSTASSAKTQSSVVTTSQVAPA is encoded by the exons ATGAATGGGACAGAAGGTCCAAACTTCTACGTGCCCATGTCTAACAAGACAGGCTTGGTACGTAGCCCATTTGAGGAACCGCAGTACTACCTTGCTGAGCCTTGGAAGTACTCATTATTGGCTGCCTACATGCTCTTCCTCATGATTACTGCATTTCCTATCAACTTTCTGACTCTGTACATCACAGTGCAGCATAAAAAACTCCGTACTCCTCTAAACTACATTCTTCTAAACCTGGCTGTGGCTGACTTGTTTATGGTAATTGGTGGCTTTACTGTGACACTCTACACCGCTCTGCATGGATATTTTGTCCTGGGTGTGACAGGCTGCAACATTGAGGGATTTTTCGCCACTATGGGAG GTGAGATTGGACTGTGGTCTCTGGTTGTCTTGGCTATTGAGCGCTACGTTGTGGTATGTAAACCTCTGGCCACATTTCCTTTTGGAGAAAAGCATGCCATTGCTGGAGTCGGCTTTACCTGGGTGATGGCCCTCAGCTGTGCTTGCCCACCATTGCTTGGATGGTCCag GTACATTCCAGAGGGAATGCAGTGTTCATGTGGAATTGACTACTACACCCCAAAAACCGAAACAAACAACATATCATTCGTCATTTACATGTTCATCCTGCATTTCTCTATTCCTCTGCTGGTCATCA CCCGCCTGCTGTGCACCGTTCGTGCG GCTGCAGCTCAGCAGCAGGAGTCTGAGAGCACTCAGAGGGCAGAGAAAGAGGTGACCCGGATGGTGGTCGTCATGGTTATTGCTTTTCTGGTGTGCTGGCTGCCCTATGCTAGCGTCGCTTGGTACATCTTTGCCAACCAGGGCACTGAGTTTGGGCCTGTTTTCATGACCATACCTGCTTTCTTCGCCAAGAGTGCTGCCCTGTACAACCCTGTTATCTACATCCTTCTTAACAGACAG TTCAGGAACTGCATGTTGACCACACTGTGCTGTGGAAAGAACCCGTTCGGTGAGGACGACACCAGCACTGCTTCATCTGCAAAGACTCAGTCTTCTGTAGTCACCACCAGCCAGGTGGCCCCCGCTTAA